From Myxococcus xanthus, a single genomic window includes:
- a CDS encoding TolC family protein → MSPHGTWRRSATRAVLATGVAVWLGPGAAGANEQRYQSQLEAVARQAPEAQAPEPFTSASVLERAELVRQVLARNPSLEAAREAWRASLERYPRETALEDPMLTYEVAPLSITGSVPFGQVVGLSQQLPFPGKRGLRGEMALAEAQAMREDREALRLRLALMASTLFDDLFVVERSLDVTAEHLRLLGQLKKSAEAQYVTGRASQQDPLQAEVELSEVLREQVMFEAERERLRAQLNGLLHRAPQAPLPPLPEAMPAHTAESVPAERLQDEALRLRPELEGLRARLGGGEAAVRLAKRDYYPDVMVMGEYNSMWMDTPHQFMAGVTINIPLDFGKRKAAVREAESGLKRLRREEEQLISDIRVEVEQARSRAEEARRVVALFQERLIPAAKDQVSAARAGFESGKNSFQVLIEAERGLRRVELREQTALADVQRRRAELDKAMGHTPGLPRNGETR, encoded by the coding sequence ATGTCACCCCATGGAACCTGGAGGCGGTCCGCCACGCGGGCCGTGCTCGCTACCGGCGTCGCCGTGTGGCTGGGCCCCGGCGCGGCCGGAGCCAATGAGCAGCGGTATCAATCCCAACTCGAAGCCGTTGCCCGGCAGGCACCGGAGGCACAGGCACCAGAGCCCTTCACGAGCGCCTCCGTGCTGGAGCGCGCGGAGCTGGTGCGGCAGGTGCTCGCGCGCAACCCCTCGCTGGAAGCAGCGCGTGAGGCGTGGCGCGCCAGTCTCGAACGCTACCCGCGTGAGACGGCGCTCGAAGACCCGATGCTGACCTATGAGGTCGCGCCGCTGAGCATCACTGGCAGCGTGCCCTTCGGACAGGTCGTGGGGCTGAGCCAACAGCTCCCCTTCCCCGGCAAGCGCGGCCTGCGAGGGGAGATGGCGCTGGCGGAAGCGCAAGCGATGCGTGAGGACCGCGAGGCCCTGCGTCTGCGCCTGGCGCTCATGGCCTCCACGCTCTTCGATGACTTGTTCGTCGTGGAGCGCTCGCTCGACGTCACGGCGGAGCACCTGCGGCTGCTCGGGCAGCTCAAGAAGAGCGCGGAGGCCCAATACGTCACCGGCCGTGCCTCGCAGCAGGATCCGCTCCAGGCGGAGGTGGAGCTGAGCGAGGTGCTGCGCGAACAGGTGATGTTCGAAGCCGAACGCGAGAGGCTTCGCGCCCAGCTCAACGGCCTGCTGCACCGCGCCCCCCAGGCACCGCTGCCGCCGCTGCCGGAAGCCATGCCCGCGCATACCGCGGAGTCCGTGCCCGCCGAACGGCTGCAAGACGAAGCGCTGCGCCTGCGCCCGGAGCTGGAGGGCCTGCGGGCCCGGCTCGGTGGTGGCGAGGCCGCCGTCCGGCTCGCGAAGCGCGACTACTACCCGGATGTCATGGTGATGGGTGAGTACAACTCCATGTGGATGGACACGCCCCACCAGTTCATGGCGGGCGTCACCATCAACATCCCGCTCGACTTCGGCAAGCGGAAGGCCGCTGTGCGGGAGGCCGAATCCGGCCTGAAGCGCCTGCGCCGGGAGGAAGAGCAGCTCATCTCCGACATCCGCGTCGAGGTGGAGCAGGCGCGCTCGCGTGCCGAGGAGGCGCGGCGCGTGGTGGCGCTCTTCCAGGAGCGTCTCATCCCCGCGGCGAAGGACCAGGTGTCCGCCGCCCGCGCGGGTTTCGAGAGCGGCAAGAACAGCTTCCAGGTCCTCATCGAGGCGGAGCGCGGCCTGCGCCGCGTGGAGCTGCGTGAACAGACGGCCCTGGCGGACGTGCAGCGCCGCCGGGCGGAGTTGGACAAGGCCATGGGCCACACCCCGGGACTGCCCCGGAACGGAGAGACGCGATGA
- a CDS encoding efflux RND transporter periplasmic adaptor subunit, which yields MSPPNRRRIAPWMGVLALVVIVAVAWKPLAGWFFGSTSHTGTAPATHEAHSGAGTPLPDAALEYARAAFESYETARALLAQDTLEGLEARAGALKAALQQAAEATQGDGTPLKAWLQQGADGASQLASAKDAEAARQHFARVSEALIALASADPRLQEGWHVFECPMVEGVNQWLQREPKLENPYMGRRMLACGTTSEWRSAAPAGAHGEGDIAHYTCPMHPSVKQHGPGACPICGMDLTPVSRAELQSGIIRVDDLRRQRIGVKTAKVEQSSMDLSLRALGRVTFDEKSLVDVTLKLDGYIHELRVNATGEPVKKGDVLFTLYSPELYAAQQEYLLARQSQSAANASLVGAARKRLELWGLSAAQIERVAQRGQPVENMPFLAPASGYVLEKNVVEGAAVKAGERLFRIAPLAKVWVEADVYEQDLARVKPGHPVEVTLPYLPGKKYAGSVGYVYPSLQGATRTGRIRIELPNPELELKPDMYADVRFLLQGGAPRLQIPDSAVIYTGPRRLVFVDLGEGRLRPQEVKLGIKGNGTYEVLEGLSPGDVVVTSGNFLIAAESRIRSATDDFGGSHAAH from the coding sequence ATGAGCCCCCCGAACCGCCGCCGCATCGCCCCCTGGATGGGAGTGCTGGCACTCGTCGTAATCGTCGCCGTGGCCTGGAAACCCCTCGCGGGCTGGTTCTTCGGCTCCACGTCCCACACCGGCACCGCGCCCGCGACGCATGAGGCCCACAGCGGCGCGGGCACGCCGCTGCCCGACGCCGCCCTGGAGTACGCGCGCGCGGCCTTCGAGTCCTACGAAACCGCACGGGCCTTGCTCGCGCAGGACACCCTGGAAGGACTCGAGGCCAGGGCGGGAGCCCTGAAGGCCGCGCTCCAGCAGGCCGCCGAGGCCACACAGGGGGATGGCACGCCGCTGAAGGCCTGGCTCCAGCAGGGCGCGGACGGCGCCTCGCAACTCGCTTCGGCGAAGGACGCCGAGGCAGCGCGCCAGCACTTCGCACGCGTGAGTGAAGCGCTCATCGCCCTGGCGTCCGCCGATCCGCGGCTCCAGGAAGGCTGGCACGTCTTCGAATGCCCCATGGTGGAGGGGGTGAATCAGTGGCTCCAGCGCGAGCCCAAGCTGGAGAACCCGTACATGGGCCGGCGCATGCTGGCGTGTGGCACCACCAGCGAGTGGCGCTCGGCCGCTCCCGCGGGTGCTCACGGCGAGGGCGATATCGCGCACTACACCTGCCCCATGCACCCGTCCGTGAAGCAGCACGGCCCGGGCGCGTGCCCCATCTGCGGCATGGACCTGACACCCGTCAGCCGCGCCGAGCTGCAGAGCGGCATCATCCGGGTGGACGACCTGCGGCGGCAGCGCATCGGCGTGAAGACGGCGAAGGTGGAGCAGTCCTCCATGGACCTGTCCCTGCGCGCGCTCGGCCGCGTCACCTTCGACGAGAAGTCACTGGTGGACGTCACCCTCAAGCTGGACGGCTACATCCACGAGCTGCGCGTCAACGCCACGGGCGAGCCGGTGAAGAAGGGCGACGTCCTCTTCACCCTCTACAGCCCGGAGCTCTACGCCGCGCAGCAGGAGTACCTGCTGGCGCGTCAGAGCCAGAGCGCGGCCAACGCGTCGCTCGTGGGCGCGGCGCGCAAGCGGCTGGAACTATGGGGCCTGTCCGCGGCGCAAATCGAGCGCGTCGCCCAGCGTGGCCAGCCGGTGGAGAACATGCCCTTCCTGGCGCCCGCCAGCGGCTACGTGCTGGAGAAGAACGTGGTGGAGGGCGCGGCGGTGAAGGCCGGTGAGCGCCTGTTCCGCATCGCCCCGCTGGCGAAGGTGTGGGTGGAAGCGGATGTGTACGAGCAGGACCTGGCGCGCGTGAAGCCGGGCCATCCAGTGGAAGTCACCCTGCCCTACCTGCCTGGGAAGAAATACGCGGGCAGCGTCGGCTACGTGTACCCGTCCCTACAAGGCGCCACGCGCACCGGGCGCATCCGCATCGAGCTGCCCAACCCGGAGCTGGAGCTGAAGCCGGACATGTACGCGGACGTCCGCTTCCTCCTGCAGGGCGGCGCGCCGCGACTCCAGATTCCCGACTCGGCCGTCATCTACACCGGCCCGCGGCGGCTGGTGTTCGTGGACCTGGGCGAGGGACGGCTGCGGCCCCAGGAGGTGAAGCTCGGCATCAAGGGCAACGGCACCTACGAGGTGCTGGAGGGCCTGTCGCCCGGCGACGTCGTCGTCACCAGCGGCAACTTCCTCATCGCGGCGGAGAGCCGCATCCGCTCCGCCACGGATGACTTCGGAGGCAGCCATGCAGCCCACTGA
- a CDS encoding efflux RND transporter permease subunit — translation MQPTENGEQGFIGRIIGACARNPFLTILLVGGLAAWAVHAVRNTKLDAIPDLSDTQVIVFTEWMGRGPDLVEDQITYPISSSLLSAPKVKAVRGQSMFGMSFIYVIFEDGTDMYWARSRVLEYMETARGRLPAGVTPMLGPDATGVGWVFQYALVDESGKHSLADLRSLQDWNVRYALSSVPGVAEVASVGGIVKQYQVQVDPNQLRAYGVTLGEVTRAVRESNEDVGGRVMEIAGHEHIIRGRGYIRSTQDIENIPLKVSADGTPVLVRNVATVSLGPDIRRGVAELDGKGEVAGGIVVMRYGENALTVIEAVKERLEEVRAGLPEGVELVVTYDRSGLIEESISTLSRALVEEMLVVSLIIFLFLMHARSALVTIFTLPLAVLLAFIPMYYQGLTANIMSLGGIIVAIGAMVDASIIIVENIHKKLEAWEAEGRPGERREVIISAMQEVGPSIFGTLLVLTVAFLPVFTLEATEGRLFKPLAYTKTYSMGFAAVLAVTLTPALAVLFIRGRIRREDENPLNRWLVALYMPVVRFVVRHAKVVVALSVVAMAMTVPAFMRLGHEFMPPLNEGAILYMPTSPPGMSITEATRILQSMDAELKRIPEVVSVFGKAGRAETATDPAPLSMFETTVVLKPKSEWRKGLTWEALLTEMDETLQYPGMPNIFWMPIQTRTEMLATGIRSPLGIQVFGDNLDTLEQAAVAIEKAVAQVPGTRSAFADRSTGGFYVDIEVKREEAARLGLGVKDINEVVMGAIGGENVSQTVEGRERYPINVRYAREYRDSPELLKEVLVPTPAGAQVPLAQVADVRFVQGPPMIRSEGGKLVTYVFVDTARPIADYVKDAKAAVAREVKTPTGVRVEWSGQFKYFERATEKLKVVIPVTLLLVCLLLYFSTKSVVEMGIVLLAVPFSLIGAVWLLYLLDYNMSIAVWVGLIALAGLDAETGVVMLLYLTLAHKKADQEGRLRSMADLTETIVDGAARRIRPKLMTVMTDMIGLLPVLWSTGTGADVMKRIAAPLVGGLVTSFLLELTVYPAIFALWKRRHLPQEQPEEGTGEPPLPAETQTA, via the coding sequence ATGCAGCCCACTGAGAACGGCGAACAGGGCTTCATCGGCCGCATCATCGGCGCGTGCGCGCGCAACCCGTTCCTCACCATCCTGCTGGTGGGCGGCCTGGCGGCGTGGGCCGTCCACGCGGTTCGCAACACCAAGCTGGACGCCATCCCCGACCTGTCCGACACGCAGGTCATCGTCTTCACCGAATGGATGGGACGTGGGCCGGATCTGGTCGAGGACCAGATCACCTACCCCATCTCCTCCTCCCTGCTGTCGGCGCCGAAGGTGAAGGCCGTCCGTGGCCAGTCCATGTTCGGCATGTCCTTCATCTACGTCATCTTCGAGGACGGCACGGACATGTACTGGGCGCGCAGCCGCGTGCTCGAATACATGGAGACGGCGCGCGGACGCCTGCCCGCGGGTGTGACGCCCATGCTGGGTCCGGACGCCACCGGCGTGGGCTGGGTGTTCCAGTACGCGCTCGTGGACGAGAGCGGCAAGCACTCCCTGGCGGACCTGCGCAGCCTCCAGGACTGGAACGTGCGCTACGCGCTGTCCAGCGTGCCCGGCGTGGCGGAAGTCGCCAGCGTGGGCGGCATCGTCAAGCAGTACCAGGTGCAGGTGGACCCCAACCAACTGCGCGCCTACGGCGTGACGCTGGGCGAGGTGACACGCGCGGTCCGCGAGTCCAACGAGGACGTGGGCGGCCGGGTGATGGAAATCGCGGGCCACGAGCACATCATCCGAGGGCGTGGCTACATCCGCTCCACGCAGGACATCGAGAACATCCCGCTGAAGGTGAGCGCGGACGGCACGCCCGTGCTGGTGCGCAACGTGGCCACGGTGAGCCTGGGGCCGGACATCCGCCGGGGTGTCGCGGAGCTGGACGGCAAGGGCGAGGTGGCCGGCGGCATCGTCGTCATGCGCTACGGGGAGAACGCGCTCACCGTCATCGAGGCGGTGAAGGAGCGCCTGGAGGAGGTGCGCGCGGGCCTGCCGGAGGGCGTGGAGCTGGTCGTCACGTATGACCGCTCGGGGCTCATCGAGGAGTCCATCAGCACGCTCAGCCGGGCGCTGGTGGAGGAGATGCTGGTGGTCAGCCTCATCATCTTCCTCTTCCTGATGCACGCGCGCAGCGCGCTGGTCACCATCTTCACGCTGCCCCTGGCGGTGCTGCTCGCCTTCATCCCCATGTACTACCAGGGGCTCACCGCCAACATCATGAGCCTGGGCGGCATCATCGTCGCCATTGGCGCAATGGTGGATGCCTCCATCATCATCGTGGAGAACATCCACAAGAAGCTGGAGGCGTGGGAGGCGGAAGGCCGCCCGGGCGAGCGGCGCGAGGTCATCATCTCCGCGATGCAGGAGGTGGGGCCCTCCATCTTCGGCACGCTGCTGGTGCTCACCGTCGCCTTCCTCCCCGTCTTCACGCTGGAGGCCACCGAAGGCCGGCTCTTCAAGCCGCTGGCTTACACGAAGACGTACTCCATGGGCTTCGCCGCGGTGCTGGCGGTGACACTCACGCCCGCGCTGGCGGTGCTCTTCATCCGCGGACGCATCCGCCGGGAGGACGAGAACCCCCTCAACCGCTGGCTGGTGGCCCTCTACATGCCGGTGGTGCGCTTCGTGGTGCGGCACGCCAAGGTGGTGGTGGCGCTGTCCGTGGTGGCCATGGCGATGACGGTGCCAGCCTTCATGCGGCTGGGCCATGAGTTCATGCCGCCGCTCAACGAAGGCGCCATCCTCTACATGCCCACCTCGCCGCCGGGCATGTCCATCACCGAGGCCACGCGCATCCTCCAGTCCATGGACGCGGAGCTGAAGCGCATTCCAGAGGTGGTCAGCGTCTTCGGCAAGGCGGGCCGCGCGGAGACGGCCACGGACCCGGCGCCCCTGTCCATGTTCGAGACGACGGTGGTGCTCAAGCCGAAGTCCGAGTGGCGCAAGGGCCTCACCTGGGAAGCCCTGCTGACGGAGATGGACGAGACGCTCCAGTACCCGGGCATGCCCAACATCTTCTGGATGCCCATCCAGACGCGCACGGAGATGCTGGCCACCGGCATCCGAAGTCCGCTGGGCATCCAGGTGTTTGGCGACAACCTGGACACGCTGGAGCAGGCAGCGGTGGCCATTGAAAAGGCCGTGGCCCAGGTGCCCGGCACGCGCAGCGCGTTCGCGGACCGCTCCACCGGCGGCTTCTATGTGGACATCGAGGTGAAGCGGGAAGAGGCCGCGCGCCTGGGCCTGGGCGTGAAGGACATCAACGAGGTGGTGATGGGCGCCATCGGCGGAGAGAACGTCTCCCAGACGGTGGAGGGCCGCGAGCGCTACCCCATCAACGTGCGCTACGCGCGTGAGTACCGCGACAGCCCCGAACTGTTGAAGGAGGTGCTGGTCCCCACTCCGGCCGGCGCGCAGGTGCCGCTGGCCCAGGTGGCGGACGTGCGCTTCGTGCAGGGCCCGCCGATGATTCGCAGCGAGGGCGGCAAGCTCGTCACCTACGTCTTCGTGGACACCGCGCGGCCCATCGCGGACTACGTGAAGGACGCGAAGGCGGCGGTGGCGCGCGAGGTGAAGACGCCCACCGGCGTGCGCGTGGAGTGGAGCGGCCAGTTCAAGTACTTCGAGCGCGCCACGGAGAAGCTCAAGGTGGTGATTCCCGTCACCCTGCTGCTGGTGTGCCTGCTGCTGTACTTCAGCACGAAGTCCGTGGTGGAGATGGGCATCGTCCTGCTGGCGGTGCCCTTCAGCCTGATTGGCGCGGTGTGGCTGCTGTACCTGCTCGACTACAACATGAGCATCGCCGTGTGGGTGGGGCTCATCGCGCTGGCCGGACTCGACGCGGAGACAGGCGTGGTGATGCTGCTCTACCTCACCCTGGCCCATAAGAAGGCGGACCAGGAGGGACGGCTGCGCTCCATGGCTGACCTGACGGAGACCATCGTTGATGGCGCGGCGCGTCGTATCCGTCCCAAGCTGATGACGGTGATGACGGACATGATCGGCCTGCTCCCCGTGCTGTGGAGCACCGGCACGGGCGCGGACGTGATGAAGCGCATCGCCGCGCCGCTGGTGGGCGGACTCGTGACGTCGTTTTTACTCGAGCTGACCGTGTATCCGGCCATCTTCGCCCTCTGGAAGCGGCGCCACCTTCCCCAGGAACAGCCAGAGGAAGGCACAGGAGAGCCACCCCTGCCCGCCGAAACTCAGACAGCCTGA
- a CDS encoding peptidoglycan recognition protein family protein: MSLRLPSLSSVFRATQAQAPRTAAAAASTVSAPPAGLRKGDSGPKVKQLQDALVKVGYMTKAQVTTGPGTFGPQTETAVKKFQADNKLPTTGFYGDLTQAALKKALGTSGPTTPTTPGGKFTKPAVINAPSPNQNSRGGTKIDTIVMHHTATNNGAGDLSWMRNPQSKVSAHYMVDRDGKIYQLVGDDKRAWHAGKGELHGVPSDINNRSIGIEIVNDGSGKTPFTEAQYKSLTQLTGYLKQQHNIPMKNIVGHADVAVPKGRKNDPAPNFDWNRLRKGIS, from the coding sequence ATGAGCCTTCGCCTGCCCTCGCTCTCCTCCGTGTTCCGCGCCACTCAGGCGCAGGCCCCTCGCACCGCCGCCGCCGCGGCCTCCACGGTCTCCGCGCCGCCCGCGGGCCTGCGCAAGGGCGACTCCGGGCCCAAGGTGAAGCAACTGCAGGATGCGCTCGTGAAGGTGGGCTACATGACGAAGGCCCAGGTGACCACGGGCCCCGGCACCTTCGGTCCGCAGACGGAAACGGCGGTGAAGAAGTTCCAGGCGGACAACAAGCTGCCCACCACCGGTTTCTACGGTGACCTCACGCAGGCGGCGCTGAAGAAGGCGCTGGGCACCAGCGGCCCCACCACGCCCACCACCCCGGGCGGCAAGTTCACCAAGCCCGCGGTCATCAACGCGCCCTCGCCGAACCAGAACTCGCGCGGCGGGACGAAGATCGACACCATCGTCATGCACCACACCGCGACCAACAACGGCGCGGGCGACCTGTCGTGGATGCGCAATCCGCAGAGCAAGGTGTCCGCGCACTACATGGTGGACCGCGACGGGAAGATCTATCAGCTGGTCGGTGACGACAAGCGCGCCTGGCACGCGGGCAAGGGCGAGCTGCACGGCGTGCCCTCGGACATCAACAACCGCTCCATCGGCATCGAAATCGTGAACGACGGCAGCGGCAAGACGCCCTTCACCGAGGCGCAGTACAAGTCACTCACCCAGCTCACCGGTTACCTGAAGCAGCAGCACAACATTCCGATGAAGAACATCGTGGGCCACGCCGACGTGGCGGTTCCCAAGGGCCGCAAGAACGACCCGGCGCCCAACTTCGATTGGAACCGGCTGCGCAAGGGCATCTCCTGA
- a CDS encoding TolC family protein: MPHPLTVAAFGLAATLLFPRVAAAQPGSADAALSLEETLVLARQRAPALLDAAGRAAEAQGPVAAARSLLNDNPTFELQAGPRSAPGSPGNPAVRGLDLSVGISQSFELGGKRGARRESARAGLEMATAHQRDAERRVLGDVAARFLQALHARERLSLAREAEAAARETANSAQRRFEAGDVPVVDVNVARVSLARMRAEVATAEGDEAVQLHQLRAMLGLPLTHPLAIRGELRVLALQPVTEAKTDTVAARPDIAALEAELAQADADRRMGRASVWPDITAGFLYQREIDEIAYLGALSVPLPLFDRGDNARVTGEARVRRLQSLLAAARLEVDVQVEAARVQHRKRLEAVTLLEADALPLLSDNESLARRSYEAGEMGLAEFLLVRRDTLEARAAYLDSLLQAALSRVQLAVETGALP; encoded by the coding sequence GTGCCCCATCCACTCACGGTGGCAGCCTTCGGGCTCGCCGCCACACTCCTATTTCCGCGTGTCGCCGCGGCCCAGCCGGGCTCCGCCGATGCCGCGCTGTCCCTTGAAGAAACCCTGGTCCTGGCCCGCCAGCGTGCACCCGCGCTGCTGGATGCCGCGGGCCGCGCCGCCGAGGCCCAGGGCCCCGTGGCGGCCGCCAGGTCGCTGCTGAACGACAACCCCACCTTCGAGCTCCAGGCGGGCCCGCGCAGTGCCCCTGGCTCGCCGGGAAACCCCGCCGTGCGTGGGTTGGACTTGAGCGTGGGCATCAGCCAGTCCTTCGAGCTGGGTGGAAAGCGCGGCGCCCGCCGGGAATCCGCGCGCGCCGGTCTGGAGATGGCGACGGCCCACCAGCGCGACGCCGAGCGCCGGGTGCTGGGTGACGTCGCCGCGCGCTTCCTCCAGGCGCTGCATGCGCGGGAGCGGCTGAGCCTCGCGCGAGAAGCCGAGGCCGCCGCCCGGGAGACCGCGAACTCCGCCCAGCGGCGCTTCGAGGCCGGTGATGTGCCCGTGGTGGACGTCAACGTGGCGCGCGTGTCCCTGGCCCGCATGCGCGCGGAGGTGGCCACCGCGGAGGGGGACGAGGCCGTCCAACTCCACCAGTTGCGCGCGATGTTGGGCCTTCCGCTCACACATCCGTTGGCCATCCGCGGTGAGCTGCGAGTGCTCGCGCTCCAGCCTGTCACGGAGGCGAAGACAGACACCGTGGCGGCGCGGCCCGATATCGCCGCGTTGGAAGCGGAGCTCGCCCAGGCGGATGCCGACCGCCGCATGGGCCGGGCGAGCGTCTGGCCAGACATCACCGCGGGGTTTCTGTACCAGCGAGAGATTGATGAAATCGCCTACCTCGGCGCCCTGAGCGTGCCGCTGCCGCTCTTCGACCGGGGAGACAACGCCCGGGTGACGGGCGAGGCCCGCGTGCGCCGGCTCCAATCCCTGCTGGCGGCGGCCCGGTTGGAAGTGGACGTCCAGGTGGAGGCCGCGCGCGTGCAGCACCGCAAGCGGCTGGAAGCCGTGACGCTGCTGGAAGCCGACGCCCTGCCGCTGCTCAGTGACAACGAAAGTCTCGCTCGCCGCTCCTACGAAGCCGGAGAGATGGGCCTCGCCGAGTTCCTCCTCGTTCGCCGCGACACGCTGGAAGCGCGTGCCGCCTACCTCGACAGCCTCCTTCAGGCAGCCCTCTCCCGCGTCCAACTGGCCGTGGAGACCGGAGCCCTTCCATGA
- a CDS encoding efflux RND transporter periplasmic adaptor subunit, translated as MKPLHAAVAALLLLTACKRETPHDAQAHGHDEPPAQAGAHHDDHGEPHVRIASEMLRDLRITTAPVGVRPGGENVTVLGELTFSEDAYAEVASPIAARVSAVFVTTGQAVKQGEKLADLRSPELGKARAALQAAQAQAQAARQAAERKRTLADERIIASKDVQAAEAEAAAAEASVAAARAELVALGVSEEELRGGNVPPGFVLRAPLSGTVVERTARMGQMADPNLPLFCIGDVSSLWLVVHAFERDAVRIQRGTQARITFAAFPGQEFMAKVGHVGQRVDATSRTIPVRLELDNADGQLRPGMSASAYIPLGDPGAPITAVPAAALQRLEGGWVAFLPTDTRGVFERREVGRGRTLGGDVEVLTGLKPGEQVVVEGAFLLKAEAEKLSGGGSDGHAH; from the coding sequence ATGAAGCCCCTCCACGCCGCAGTGGCCGCCCTCCTCCTGCTCACCGCCTGCAAGCGCGAGACGCCGCACGACGCGCAAGCGCACGGACATGACGAGCCCCCCGCCCAGGCAGGTGCCCACCACGACGACCATGGCGAGCCCCACGTCCGCATCGCGTCGGAGATGTTGAGAGACTTGCGCATCACCACCGCGCCCGTGGGCGTGCGACCGGGCGGTGAGAATGTCACCGTCCTAGGAGAGCTCACCTTCAGCGAGGACGCCTACGCGGAGGTGGCCTCCCCCATCGCCGCCCGCGTGAGCGCCGTCTTCGTCACCACCGGTCAGGCGGTGAAGCAGGGCGAAAAGCTCGCGGACCTGCGCAGCCCCGAGCTGGGCAAGGCGCGCGCGGCGCTGCAAGCGGCCCAGGCCCAGGCCCAGGCCGCGCGTCAGGCCGCCGAGCGCAAGCGCACGCTCGCTGACGAGCGCATCATCGCGAGCAAGGACGTGCAAGCCGCCGAAGCAGAGGCCGCCGCCGCCGAGGCCTCGGTCGCCGCCGCGCGCGCGGAGCTGGTGGCCCTGGGCGTGAGCGAAGAAGAGCTGCGCGGTGGCAACGTCCCCCCGGGCTTCGTCCTGCGCGCCCCCCTGTCCGGCACCGTCGTCGAACGCACCGCGAGGATGGGGCAGATGGCGGACCCCAACCTGCCGCTGTTCTGCATTGGTGACGTGTCCTCGCTGTGGCTGGTGGTGCACGCCTTCGAGCGTGACGCCGTGCGCATCCAGCGTGGCACGCAGGCCCGCATCACCTTCGCGGCCTTTCCGGGCCAGGAGTTCATGGCGAAGGTGGGCCACGTGGGGCAGCGCGTGGACGCGACTTCACGCACCATCCCCGTGAGGCTGGAGCTGGACAACGCCGACGGCCAACTTCGGCCCGGCATGTCCGCGTCGGCCTACATCCCGTTGGGGGACCCGGGAGCGCCCATCACCGCCGTGCCCGCGGCGGCGCTCCAGCGGCTGGAAGGTGGCTGGGTGGCCTTCCTGCCCACTGACACGCGCGGCGTCTTCGAGCGACGCGAGGTGGGCCGGGGCCGCACCCTGGGCGGCGACGTGGAGGTCCTCACCGGACTGAAGCCTGGCGAGCAGGTGGTGGTGGAAGGCGCGTTCCTGCTCAAGGCGGAGGCGGAGAAGTTGAGCGGCGGAGGGAGTGACGGCCATGCGCACTGA